Genomic window (Rathayibacter sp. VKM Ac-2760):
GAGCAGCTCTTCGACCGGCTGACGCTGTGGCTGCACCCGATCCTGCTCGGCGCGGGCAAGCCGGTGTTCGCGGGAGGGGCGGTGCCGACGAACCTGCGGCTGGAGGAGCCCGCGGTCACCTCCCCGAGCGGAGTGGTGCGGCTGCGCTACGCCCGCGTCGACGGCGTGCCGGGCACCGGGCTGATGACGGCGGAGTGATCGGCGGGTCCGCCATACTGACGGCGTGCAGGACGAGGACGACGAGCGCCGCGATCTCGAGCGCGCGCTCTACGCCCGCCCGAGCGGCGACGACGCCGACGAGTCCCGGCGGCGAGAGGCCGCGCGACGGCTCCGGGCCGAGGCGCCGGACACCGCGACACCGGTCGCCACGCCCGCCCCCGCCGCCTCGGAGGCCGCAGCCCGCGGCCGCCGCTCCGCGCCCGCCCGCTCCCCCGCCACCGCGGCGTCCTCCTCGGTGCGGCGCTCCTGACCGGCGGCCTCCTCCTCGGCGCCGCCGTCGCCTCGGCCGTCTCCGCGGCGACGCCCGAGCCCGTCGCGACTCCGGCGTCCGCGACCCCCACCGCCCGCGCGATCGACCGCTTCGCCGCGATCGTCGAGGGCTGGGAGGTCACCACCGACATCCCCACCGGACTCGCCCTGCTCTCCGGCCCCGCCGAGGTCTACAGCCCCGCCTTCGAGACCACGCAGAACGACCGGCTGCTGCTCGCCGCCCCGAACGGCACCCGGATCTGCCTCGCCCTCGAGCGCCCCGACGGCTCGTTCGCCGCGGGCTGCACGGGCCTCGAGTCGTTCTTCGCCGGCGACGCGATCGACGTGGTCGGCACCGCCACCGGCGAGGACACCCCGGTCTACACCCGCGTCACCCTGCGCCCCGACGGCTCCATCGAGGGCGGCTTCCAGCTCGTGCAGACGGCGGACCCCGAGGCGTGAGCGGCGGGCACCCTGTCGCGAGCGCTCGCCGACGGAGTGATTGCGCGCCACGCTGAGTGTTTTCATAGCAGTCGTACTATTGTTGGTGATCACTTACTTTTCTGCGCGAGGAGGTGCGAATGAGGCTGCAGCGGCCGCTCGGTGTCGTCACGCCGGGAGTCGACGGCGACGTCCTGACGGTCCTCGCGCGCGCCGACGACTGGTTCTCCGTCGGCGAGCTGCGCACCCGCATTGGAGCCCGATCGCTCGAGGGCATCCGGCGGACGCTCGCTCGCCTCGTCGACGAGGGGATCGTCACCGGCCAGACCGTCGGTCGGTCGACGATCTACCGACTCAACCGCTCCCACCTGGCCGCGGGCCCGATCATCGAGCTCGCGCGGCTCGGCGAGACGCTGCACGAACGCCTCGTCTCGACTCTCGAGAGCTGGGAGCAGCGGCCGAGCTACGCGGCTCTGTTCGGCTCGATGGCCCGCGGGGAGATGCGGGTGGACAGCGATCTCGACCTCTTCCTGCAGCAGCCCGACGCGCCGGACGACGCGTGGCACGAGCAGGTGTCGTCGCTCGTGCGCGACGCGCGGGCCTGGACCGGCAACGATCCGCGAGTCCTCGAGATGTCCGAGGGTGAGCTGCGCGACGCCGCCGCCGCCGAACCGGTGCTCCGCTCGATCGCCGACGAGGGGATCCCCCTGATCGGCTCCCCCGTCGCCTTCCGCCGGCTCGTGGGCGCGCGATGACCGCGGACCGCGACGCCGACCCGACCGTCGCCGTCGCCCGGCTCTCGAAGGCGGAGGAGTTCGCCGACACCGCGGCGCTCTTCGTCGGCCCCGACGGCGAGATCGACAGCACCGACGCCTTCACCACGATGGCGGTGCACGCAGGGATCGCCGCGAGCGACGTGATCTGCATCCGGCGCCTGGGACGCTACTCCCCCACCGGCTCGCACTCCGAGGCCGTGGCCCTGCTCCGCCGCGCCGATCCGGACGCGGCGAAGCACCTGGAGCGGCTCCTCTCGCTGAAGACGAAAGGGGGCTACTCGGCGCGGGCGATCACGGCTGCCGAGGCTCAGAGCGCTCAGCGCGCGCATCGCGAGCTCCTCGCCCGCGCTCGACGCGCCTGACAGCCGGCCGATCCGACCTGTCAAGCCTGCGGGGGCGCTCAGAGAAACCGAGGGCGCGGGCGCCAGGATGCGGGGACACCGACCCGATCCGAGAGGCCCCGCCGTGCCCGCCAGCACCAGCACTCCGTCCGACAGCCCCGACGAGTACGACGTCGCCGTGATCGGCGCGGGGCCCGCAGGCACCGCCGCGGCCCTCCGCGCCGCCGAGCTGGGTGCGAGCGTGGTCGTGCTCGAGGCCGGCCGCGTCGGCGGCACCTGCGTCAACACCGGCTGCGTGCCCACGCGCGTGCTCGCGAAGACCGCGCGCATCGTCCGCGAGGCACGCACCGCGGGCGACTACGGCGTCGACGTCGGCACGCCCGTCGTCGACTGGGCCGCGACCGTCCGCCACGTGCACGCCCGGGTCGACAAGGTCCGCTCGATCAAGCGCGAGGCGCAGCGCTTCGAGGAGGCGGGCGTCGTGCTGCTCCACGAGGGCCGCGCGCGCTTCGCCGACGAGAGCACGCTCGTCCTCGACAGCGGCCGCCGGATCCGCGCCCGCTCGATCATGATCTGCGTCGGCGGCCACTCCCGCCGCCTGCCGATCCCCGGCGCCGAGCTCGCGACCGTGCCCGAGGACGTGCTGGCGCTGCCCGCGCTCCCCCGCCGGGTCGCGGTGATCGGCGGCGGCAACACCGGCGCGCAGCTGGTCACGGTGTTCAACGCGTTCGGGTCGGAGGTGACGCTGCTCGACGTGGCGCCGCGCATCCTCACCACCTCGGACGCGAGCATCTCGGAGCACGTGGCCGGCGCCTTCGAGCGCCAGGGCGTGAGCGTGCACCTGGGCATCGAGACCATCGAGCGGCTGGAGCGCGCGGAGGACGGCTCGATCGACCTCACCTGGCGCGAGGGCGGCGACTCCCGCACCGAGGGCATGGACGCCGTGATCATGGCGACCGGCTGGCCCGCCGACGTCGAGGACCTGGGGCTCGAGAACGCGGGCATCGAGGTCGTCCGCTCGGCGATCCCGGCGGATCAGTACTTCCGCACCGTCGTGCCGCACGTCTTCGCGGTCGGCGACGCGAACGGACGCGACATGCTCGTGCAGGCGGCGCAGTTCGAGGCGGAGGCGGCGGCCGAGAACGCGGTGCTGGGCGCGAACCGGCGCACTCCGCAGTTCCTGCTGCCGGCCGGTGGCTTCACCGACCCGGACTACGCGGGCGTCGGCTTCACCCAGGAGCAGGCGCGCGAGCGCGATCCGCAGTGCATCGTCGCGTCGGTGCCGTTCTCGAGCGTCGACCGCGCCGTGATCGACGACCGCGAGGGCGGATTCCTGACGCTGATCGCCGACCGCCGCCGCGAGCTGCTGCTCGGCGCGCACGCCGTGGGCGAGAACGCGATCGAGGTGGTGCAGTCGGTGACGACGGCGATGGCGGCGGGAGTCGACGTCGCGACGCTCGCGAACGTGCGGTTCGCCTACCCCACCTACAGCGCGGTGATCGGGATGGCGGCGCGGGCGCTGCTGGCCGAGCCGGCGCGGCCGGCCGAGCTGGACTGAGCGCGGCTACCCGATCGCGGGCCGGGGCGCCAGCCCTCCCCGCGGATCGCGAGGGCTCCGAATGATGGAGAGCGGGCACTTCCGCCCGCCGCCCCCGAGAGGAACCACCGTGCCGATCCCCGCTGTCGACTACGCCCACATCCGCCTGACGGTCCGCGACATCGCCGTCTCGCGCGCCTTCTACGACTCCGTCTTCGGCTTCGACGTCGCCTACGAGGCGCCGCCCGCGGATGCGCCCGAGGAGCAGAAGGAGCAGCTCGCGTTCCTGTTCGGCGGGCTGATCTACAAGTTCCCCGGCGGGCTGCTGGGCCTGCGCCCCGTCGCCGACGCGGGCGACCGCTTCGACGAGGACCGCGTCGGCCTCGACCACCTCAGCTTCGCCGTCGCCGACATCGACGCCTTGAAGTCGGCCGCCGCCGCGCTCGACGAGCTCGGCATCGCACACGAGCCGATCAAGGACACCGGCGGTGAGAGCATCCTCGAGTTCCGCGACCCCGACAACATCGCGCTCGAGATCACCTCGCCGAGCTGATCCTCCCCGCTGGTCGAGCAGCCCTCGGAGAGGGGCGTCTCGAGTTCTTGCTGGTCGGTAGCCCGGCAGGGGCGTCTCGAGTTCTTGCTGGTCGAGTAGCCCCGGAGGGGCGTATCGAGACCCACGCCTCTGCAGGACGGTGGATCTCGATACGCCCGCTGCGCGGGCTACTCGATCAGCATGCGGCGGGCGCGCCTCTCACGGGCGGCGCCACAGGTACGGGGTCGTCGTCGAGACGCGCAGCAGACCCGAGCGCTCGAGGATCGGGCGCGAGTACTCGGTCGAGTCGCTGTGCACGAGCGTGCGGCCGGCCTCGAGCGCGGAGACGGCGCGGGCGGCCGTGAGCGCGCGGTAGATCCCGCGCCCGCGGTACTCCTCGAGCACGGCGCCGCCCCAGATGCCGACGACCTCGGAGCCGAGGACCGGCTCGAGCCGCCCGCCGCCGACCATGCGCCCGTCGGCCTCCGCGACCCACAGCTCCATGCCGTCGCCGCGGGCGAGCCGCGCGACGAGCGCGTCGGCGATGTCCGTGTCGACGTCCTCTCCGAACGCGGCGTCGATCATCGCGCTGAAGGCCCGCACGTCCGGCTCGTCGACGACGCGGCGCAGGGTCGCGCCGTCGGGGACCGGAGCGTCTCGGGTCAGCGCCTCGAGCGGGCCGATCATGATCGACTCGGTCTCCTCGGCGGCGAAGCCGTGCCGCAGCAGCGCCTCGTGCAGTCCGGGCGCCCGGTCGTGGCCGCGGGTCTTCCACTCGACCTTGCGGATCTCCGCGTCGGCGTCGAAGTGCGCGCGGGCCGCGGCGACGAGGTCGTCGATCGCCGCCTCGTCCGCCTCGCCGAGGTCGCGGTAGGTGACGAAGCCGCGCCCGCCTGCGAAGGTGACCAGCCGGAGCGGGCCGACCAGCGTCACCGCGACGGCGCTCGGCGTCTCGGCGTCGGTGCGGAGCTGCTCGTCGTAGACGCGCAGGTAGTGCGCGCGGAGGTCGTCGAGGTCGGTGCTGGTGGTCATCCCGCCACGCTACGGGTGGCGGCGCTGCAGAACATCAGCTGAGACGGACTCTCATCCACGATGGGCGATGACAGGGGGTCTCAGCTGATGCCGTGTCGCCGACCTCGGGTGGAGTGAAGGCGGGCGCTCGTCGACGGGCGCCGGATCTCGATACGCCCTCTTCGAGGGCTACTCGATCAGCAAGAGGGCGGTCAGCCGGTGACGCGGCCGATCAGGTCCTGGATGAAGGGGATGACGTCTCCGGCCTGGTCGACGCTCGCGAAGGCGGTGGCGAGCAGCGGCCAGAGCGAGCCGACGAGGGTGGCGATCACGGCCGCGACCGCGGCGACCCAGGCGAGGGCGGCGTTGCGGGAGACGAACGCCAGCGCGAGGAAGGCCAGGGCGACCAGGTAGCTGAGCACGATCGAGAGGGTGATCGCGCCGACCGGGACGTCGAGGACGCCCGCGGTCGTCGCGTCGGCCGCCCCGATCAGGCCGAGCACCGGGAGCAGCACGCCGACGACGATCAGGAAGCTGACGACGACGCCGGTCGCGAGGGCGGCCCACGCGGCGCGGGGCTTCCGGCGCGAGCCGTAGGAGCGGGTGGGCACGGCCTACTCCGACCCGCGGCGCTCGGCGACGGCGACGTCGGCATCGGCGTCGGAGGAGGCGTCGGCGTCCACCGGCTCGACCTCGACGCGGACGACGAACTCGGCGGCGGGCGCATCGGCGGTCACGACGACGGTCTCGACGGAGTCGGCGTCGGAGTCGGAGTCGGAGTCGCGGGTCTCGGCGGCCGGCCGCGTGGCGACCTCGTCGGACAGCGAGTCCGCGGTGGCGTCCGACTCGGCGGCGCGGTCGGCGGCCTCGTCGAGGCGGTCCGACGCGTCGTCGAGCGCGTCGGCGGTCCGCTCGCGGGCGGTGTCGAGCGCGGCAGCGCCCTTCTCGCGGGCGGAGTCGAGGGCGGCGCCGCCCTTCTCGCGGGCGGAGTCCATCGCATCGCCGGCCTTCTCGACCAGGGACGGGCCGTCCTCGCGCTCGGAGCCGGGCACCTCGATCGGGTCGAAGGGGCCGTGCACGTCGGTGACGTTGACGTTGACGACGACGTGCTCGCGGGTCAGCTGCGCGGCGGCCTTGCCGACCTGCTCGCGGACGGCGTCGATGACCTCCTGGACGGGGCGCGGGTACTCCGACACCAGGTCGAGGTCGAGGACGAGGGCGCCGTCGACGCGGGCGATGCTCACGCCGGGGCTCGTGCTCGTGCCGAGCACGGCGCGGGTCGCGCGGTCGAGGGTGCGGGCGGCGGTGCCGCCGAGGTGGTGGACGCCGGTGACACCGGCGGTGGTCTCCGCGGCGGCGGTCGCGAGCAGTCGCTCGATCGACTCGTCCTCCGGGTGCGCGCCGTCGATGGCGCGGAGGTCGTTCGTTCCGACGGTGTCGGTCATGGGGTACTCCTCAGTGGTCTTCCGGCCCTCCCGAACGGGAGGGCCGGATCGTACGGTGCGGCGGGTGCGCGGCACGGGGCGGCGCGGACGCCGCTACTGCACGCGAGCGCTGCTGCTCATCCTGGTGCGGATCCCGCTGACGATCTGGATCACCACGGGGGTCTCCTCACCGAGGACGGCGTCCCAGCGCTTCACCGCGTCGTCGATCGCGCGGCGGGTCCGCATCGGCGAGACGCCGCGGCGGGTGTGCGCGGTGACGCGGAGGACGGTGCGGTGCTTGACCTCGAAGGC
Coding sequences:
- a CDS encoding nucleotidyltransferase domain-containing protein, whose amino-acid sequence is MRLQRPLGVVTPGVDGDVLTVLARADDWFSVGELRTRIGARSLEGIRRTLARLVDEGIVTGQTVGRSTIYRLNRSHLAAGPIIELARLGETLHERLVSTLESWEQRPSYAALFGSMARGEMRVDSDLDLFLQQPDAPDDAWHEQVSSLVRDARAWTGNDPRVLEMSEGELRDAAAAEPVLRSIADEGIPLIGSPVAFRRLVGAR
- a CDS encoding NAD(P)/FAD-dependent oxidoreductase, producing the protein MPASTSTPSDSPDEYDVAVIGAGPAGTAAALRAAELGASVVVLEAGRVGGTCVNTGCVPTRVLAKTARIVREARTAGDYGVDVGTPVVDWAATVRHVHARVDKVRSIKREAQRFEEAGVVLLHEGRARFADESTLVLDSGRRIRARSIMICVGGHSRRLPIPGAELATVPEDVLALPALPRRVAVIGGGNTGAQLVTVFNAFGSEVTLLDVAPRILTTSDASISEHVAGAFERQGVSVHLGIETIERLERAEDGSIDLTWREGGDSRTEGMDAVIMATGWPADVEDLGLENAGIEVVRSAIPADQYFRTVVPHVFAVGDANGRDMLVQAAQFEAEAAAENAVLGANRRTPQFLLPAGGFTDPDYAGVGFTQEQARERDPQCIVASVPFSSVDRAVIDDREGGFLTLIADRRRELLLGAHAVGENAIEVVQSVTTAMAAGVDVATLANVRFAYPTYSAVIGMAARALLAEPARPAELD
- a CDS encoding VOC family protein, giving the protein MPIPAVDYAHIRLTVRDIAVSRAFYDSVFGFDVAYEAPPADAPEEQKEQLAFLFGGLIYKFPGGLLGLRPVADAGDRFDEDRVGLDHLSFAVADIDALKSAAAALDELGIAHEPIKDTGGESILEFRDPDNIALEITSPS
- a CDS encoding GNAT family N-acetyltransferase, yielding MTTSTDLDDLRAHYLRVYDEQLRTDAETPSAVAVTLVGPLRLVTFAGGRGFVTYRDLGEADEAAIDDLVAAARAHFDADAEIRKVEWKTRGHDRAPGLHEALLRHGFAAEETESIMIGPLEALTRDAPVPDGATLRRVVDEPDVRAFSAMIDAAFGEDVDTDIADALVARLARGDGMELWVAEADGRMVGGGRLEPVLGSEVVGIWGGAVLEEYRGRGIYRALTAARAVSALEAGRTLVHSDSTEYSRPILERSGLLRVSTTTPYLWRRP
- a CDS encoding Asp23/Gls24 family envelope stress response protein; translation: MTDTVGTNDLRAIDGAHPEDESIERLLATAAAETTAGVTGVHHLGGTAARTLDRATRAVLGTSTSPGVSIARVDGALVLDLDLVSEYPRPVQEVIDAVREQVGKAAAQLTREHVVVNVNVTDVHGPFDPIEVPGSEREDGPSLVEKAGDAMDSAREKGGAALDSAREKGAAALDTARERTADALDDASDRLDEAADRAAESDATADSLSDEVATRPAAETRDSDSDSDADSVETVVVTADAPAAEFVVRVEVEPVDADASSDADADVAVAERRGSE